In the Flavobacterium pallidum genome, one interval contains:
- a CDS encoding COX15/CtaA family protein, translated as MKKNFLIFAKTSLILVYLVIIAGALVRMTGSGMGCPDWPKCFGYYIPPTDIKELTWAPNRGFEEGQVIIKDEKLWVAKDDFTTGQTYDASHWRPYTKHDYADFNPTHTWIEYLNRLAGALAGFAVFLMAVFSFAFWKGNKKITLLSWLTVIMMGIQGWLGARVVYSVLNPVKITLHMVVALLIVAVLLYIIRKVKGNRAHMIYDPQFSRLMVFALFLTLTQIALGTQVRQFVDEQVGELGHHNIDDSLINPPIIFYIHRSFSILVFVLTVWLFMLNRNKKLGFGKMNAVMGMIIFEILSGIAIYYLDFPFGSQTVHLVIASLLFGLQFYLCMESAEAKHSKNIL; from the coding sequence ATGAAAAAAAACTTCTTAATTTTCGCTAAAACTTCACTGATCCTCGTTTATCTCGTCATCATCGCCGGAGCGCTTGTCCGCATGACCGGCTCCGGAATGGGTTGCCCGGACTGGCCGAAATGTTTCGGATATTACATCCCGCCTACAGACATCAAGGAACTCACCTGGGCTCCAAACCGTGGATTCGAAGAAGGGCAGGTCATCATCAAAGACGAAAAATTATGGGTAGCCAAAGACGATTTCACAACCGGGCAAACTTACGATGCTTCGCACTGGCGGCCGTATACAAAACACGATTACGCCGATTTTAACCCTACACACACCTGGATTGAATACCTGAACAGGCTCGCTGGGGCTCTGGCAGGATTCGCGGTGTTCCTGATGGCAGTATTTTCATTTGCATTTTGGAAAGGAAATAAAAAAATAACACTTCTTTCGTGGCTGACGGTCATCATGATGGGGATACAGGGATGGCTGGGTGCCAGAGTGGTGTATTCGGTGTTAAATCCGGTAAAAATTACACTGCATATGGTCGTCGCACTGCTCATTGTTGCCGTGCTGCTGTACATTATCCGGAAAGTAAAAGGAAACCGTGCCCATATGATTTACGATCCCCAATTCAGCAGGCTGATGGTTTTTGCGTTGTTCCTGACATTGACACAAATTGCGTTGGGAACGCAGGTGCGCCAATTTGTAGACGAACAAGTCGGTGAGCTCGGGCATCACAATATTGACGATTCATTAATTAATCCCCCGATAATCTTTTACATCCACCGCTCCTTTTCGATTTTGGTTTTTGTGCTGACAGTTTGGTTGTTCATGCTCAATCGAAATAAAAAACTGGGCTTTGGCAAAATGAATGCCGTCATGGGAATGATTATTTTTGAAATCCTTTCGGGAATCGCTATATATTACCTGGATTTTCCTTTTGGATCGCAAACGGTTCACCTGGTCATAGCATCATTATTG